One region of Polaribacter pectinis genomic DNA includes:
- a CDS encoding TIGR03915 family putative DNA repair protein, protein MTGKTLIYDGSFEGFLSCVFYIFEYKLTDVTIQNEFVVQNGLFSENETIATDTKKADRVWKGLKQKASTISSTKIYYAFLSEQLGVENILLNYIQYIFNNTKKVDTDFTQPSVLNTSQIAKNVSREKHRMEAFVRFKLTKDNIYFANIEPDFNVLPLISKHFKSRYADQKWVIYDIKRNYGLFYDLETLEMMQMEFPKNFDFSKTDTNFFADEEFEFQKLWQNYFKSTNITERKNMKLHIRHVPKRYWKYLSEKQP, encoded by the coding sequence ATGACAGGCAAAACGTTAATTTATGATGGCTCTTTTGAAGGTTTTTTAAGTTGTGTCTTTTACATTTTCGAATACAAATTAACAGATGTTACTATTCAAAATGAATTTGTTGTTCAAAATGGATTGTTTTCAGAAAATGAAACTATTGCTACAGACACAAAAAAAGCGGACAGAGTTTGGAAAGGTTTAAAACAAAAAGCTTCCACTATTTCTTCCACAAAAATATATTATGCTTTTTTAAGTGAACAATTGGGTGTAGAAAATATCTTGTTAAATTACATTCAATATATATTTAACAATACAAAAAAAGTTGATACAGATTTTACACAACCCAGTGTTTTAAATACTTCTCAAATTGCAAAAAACGTAAGTAGAGAAAAACATAGAATGGAAGCTTTTGTAAGGTTTAAACTAACAAAAGACAATATTTATTTTGCAAATATTGAACCTGATTTTAATGTATTACCACTAATTTCAAAACATTTTAAAAGCAGATATGCAGACCAAAAATGGGTTATTTATGATATTAAAAGAAACTATGGTTTATTCTACGATTTAGAAACATTAGAAATGATGCAAATGGAATTTCCAAAGAATTTTGATTTCTCAAAAACCGATACCAACTTTTTTGCAGATGAAGAATTTGAATTTCAGAAATTATGGCAAAACTATTTTAAAAGCACCAATATTACAGAACGCAAAAACATGAAGTTGCATATTAGACATGTACCAAAACGTTATTGGAAATATTTAAGTGAGAAGCAGCCATAA
- a CDS encoding GH3 family domain-containing protein codes for MAILGNIIKGIIDLTDTLKSDTNHIEAQQKVLKNLLEKSKNTQFGEAYKFEEVLSSENIEKTFADAVPYFDYNSLNEKWWYKIHENEEDVTWPGNPSYFALSSGTTGKTSKRIPVTDDMISAIKSSGIKQVTSLHNFDLPADFFEKDIMMLGSSTDLQEKDDHLEGEISGISASNIPFWFKGYYKPGEEIAKIEDWDERVQHIAENAKSWDIGALSGIPAWIELMMQKVIEHHNLKNIHEIWPNLQVYTSGGVAFGPYEKSFNALLGKPVTVIDTYLASEGYIATQVRPETNSMQLNTENGIYFEFVPMNPDYINADGSLKQNAPSFTLNEVELDKDYILIISTVSGAWRYLIGDTIAFTDIERAEIKITGRTKFFLNTVGSQLSVNKMDDAIKNLEEEFSTKITEYTICAKRFEDGEFYHSWYLGSEMDADNAKIVETLDNFLKDANKNYKVARSKALKGVKVQVIPVEKFHDWNDSNKKKGGQVKMERVMKEDKFAEWEKFVND; via the coding sequence ATGGCAATTTTAGGAAACATAATAAAAGGGATTATAGATTTAACAGACACACTTAAATCTGACACAAATCATATAGAAGCACAACAAAAAGTTCTAAAAAATCTTTTAGAAAAATCAAAGAATACTCAATTTGGAGAAGCTTATAAATTTGAAGAAGTTTTATCATCAGAAAATATAGAAAAAACATTTGCAGATGCAGTTCCTTATTTCGATTACAATTCTTTAAATGAAAAATGGTGGTACAAAATTCATGAAAATGAAGAAGATGTTACTTGGCCAGGAAATCCGTCTTATTTTGCCTTAAGTTCAGGGACTACTGGTAAAACAAGCAAAAGAATTCCTGTTACAGACGATATGATTTCAGCCATTAAAAGCTCTGGAATTAAACAAGTTACATCATTACACAATTTCGATTTACCAGCAGATTTCTTCGAAAAAGATATTATGATGTTGGGTAGCTCTACAGATCTACAAGAAAAAGACGACCATTTAGAAGGAGAAATTAGCGGAATTAGCGCAAGTAATATTCCGTTTTGGTTTAAAGGATACTACAAGCCAGGAGAAGAAATTGCAAAAATTGAAGATTGGGACGAACGCGTGCAACACATTGCAGAAAATGCTAAAAGTTGGGATATTGGTGCATTAAGCGGAATTCCTGCTTGGATAGAATTAATGATGCAGAAAGTTATTGAGCATCATAATTTAAAAAACATTCATGAAATTTGGCCAAATTTACAAGTCTATACTTCTGGTGGCGTAGCTTTTGGGCCGTATGAAAAAAGTTTCAACGCGCTTTTAGGGAAACCTGTAACTGTTATAGACACTTATTTGGCTTCTGAAGGATATATTGCCACGCAAGTAAGACCAGAAACAAATTCCATGCAATTAAATACAGAAAACGGAATTTATTTCGAGTTTGTTCCTATGAATCCAGATTACATAAATGCAGATGGTTCTCTAAAACAAAACGCGCCTTCATTCACTTTAAATGAGGTGGAATTAGACAAAGATTATATTTTAATTATTAGCACAGTTTCTGGTGCTTGGCGTTATTTAATTGGTGATACCATTGCTTTTACTGATATTGAAAGAGCTGAAATTAAAATTACAGGACGTACAAAATTCTTTTTAAATACAGTTGGTTCGCAATTATCCGTTAACAAAATGGACGATGCAATTAAAAATTTAGAGGAAGAATTTTCTACAAAAATTACAGAATATACTATTTGTGCCAAACGTTTCGAAGATGGCGAATTTTATCACTCTTGGTATTTAGGTTCAGAAATGGATGCAGATAATGCCAAAATTGTAGAAACTTTAGACAATTTCTTAAAAGATGCTAATAAAAACTACAAAGTTGCCAGAAGTAAAGCTTTAAAAGGTGTAAAAGTGCAAGTAATTCCTGTCGAAAAATTTCATGATTGGAATGACAGCAACAAGAAAAAAGGCGGACAAGTAAAAATGGAACGTGTTATGAAAGAAGATAAATTCGCAGAATGGGAAAAATTCGTAAATGATTAA
- a CDS encoding APC family permease — translation MSANKKKLSQLAATAISGNDISSSCLYVSALAIVYSGQYAWIALLIVGAVLFLFRKIYGEVVGALPMNGGAYNALLNTTSKSMASLAATLTLLSYMATAVISANEAMHYAHILFDNLPIILSTIILLALFMGLAIIGIGESSKVAIFIFIFHIVSLIILSLFTCIYLFNNGFDVFTTNSNLPVKGGSVSIALFFGFSAAMLGISGFESSANFIEEQKKGVFPKTLRNMWIVVTVFNPLMAFLALSVIPIPEINQNQEALLSYMGNLSGGSWLSVLISIDAALVLSGAVLTSFIGVNGLVERMSLDRVLPPFLLKKNKRGSSYRISIGFFLLCISILLITNGELSALAGVYTIAFLSVMVLFGIGNILLKVKREKLARPEKSSWPLLIIAIIAIVVAIIGNIILNPPYLLVFFDYFIPSILVVGIMLNRTLILKVFLQIIKYVLSPFDNFLKKTNDEVLRQIDKINSQEFVYFTRDENIETLNNVMLYIRKNENTKKLKIVATLEDGKKASSRLKSDLKVLDREYPKIKIDFIELEDSFSPNLIKKLSKKWNIPVNFMFMASPGNDFQFKVEELGGVRLII, via the coding sequence ATGTCTGCAAATAAAAAAAAATTAAGCCAACTTGCTGCAACTGCTATTTCTGGTAATGATATAAGTTCTTCCTGCTTATATGTTTCTGCACTTGCTATTGTATATTCTGGACAATATGCTTGGATAGCTCTTCTAATAGTTGGAGCTGTTCTTTTTTTATTTCGAAAAATATATGGTGAAGTAGTTGGAGCATTACCAATGAATGGTGGAGCTTATAATGCTTTATTGAACACTACAAGTAAATCGATGGCGTCTTTGGCAGCTACATTAACTTTACTTTCTTATATGGCTACAGCAGTAATTTCTGCAAACGAAGCAATGCATTATGCTCATATTTTATTCGATAATTTACCAATTATTTTGTCTACAATAATCCTGCTTGCATTATTTATGGGATTAGCAATAATTGGAATAGGAGAATCTTCTAAAGTTGCAATTTTCATCTTTATTTTTCACATAGTTTCACTAATTATTTTATCATTATTTACTTGCATTTATCTCTTTAACAATGGTTTTGACGTATTTACAACCAATTCTAATCTTCCTGTAAAAGGAGGAAGTGTTTCAATAGCATTATTTTTTGGGTTTTCAGCAGCAATGTTAGGTATAAGTGGGTTTGAAAGTTCAGCAAACTTTATCGAAGAACAAAAAAAGGGAGTTTTTCCCAAAACACTTCGAAATATGTGGATAGTTGTCACTGTTTTTAATCCATTAATGGCTTTTTTAGCTTTATCAGTAATACCTATTCCAGAAATTAATCAAAATCAAGAAGCGCTTTTATCCTATATGGGAAATTTATCAGGAGGTTCTTGGCTATCTGTTTTAATATCAATAGACGCTGCCCTTGTTTTAAGTGGTGCAGTTCTTACCTCATTTATAGGTGTAAATGGATTAGTTGAAAGAATGTCTTTAGATAGAGTATTGCCTCCTTTTTTATTGAAGAAAAATAAAAGAGGTAGTTCTTATAGAATTTCTATCGGTTTCTTTTTATTATGTATTTCTATTTTATTAATTACAAATGGAGAGTTAAGTGCTTTGGCTGGTGTTTATACTATTGCTTTTTTGTCTGTTATGGTTTTATTTGGAATAGGAAATATTCTATTAAAAGTAAAACGAGAAAAATTAGCAAGACCAGAGAAATCATCTTGGCCACTTTTAATAATTGCAATTATAGCGATAGTAGTTGCAATTATTGGAAATATTATTTTAAACCCGCCCTATTTACTTGTATTTTTTGATTATTTTATACCATCAATTTTGGTTGTGGGAATTATGCTAAATAGAACATTAATTCTTAAAGTTTTTTTACAAATAATAAAATATGTTTTATCACCATTTGATAATTTTTTGAAAAAAACCAATGATGAAGTGTTGAGACAAATTGATAAGATAAACTCGCAAGAATTTGTCTATTTCACTAGAGATGAAAACATTGAAACCCTTAATAATGTAATGTTATACATTAGAAAAAATGAAAACACGAAAAAACTAAAGATTGTAGCAACACTCGAGGATGGTAAAAAAGCCTCTTCTCGCTTAAAATCTGATTTAAAAGTTTTAGATAGAGAATATCCTAAAATAAAAATTGATTTTATTGAATTAGAAGATAGTTTTAGTCCAAATTTGATAAAAAAGTTATCAAAAAAATGGAACATTCCTGTTAACTTTATGTTTATGGCTTCTCCTGGTAACGATTTTCAATTTAAGGTAGAAGAATTAGGAGGAGTTCGCTTAATAATATAA
- a CDS encoding putative DNA modification/repair radical SAM protein — MSFDRTLEKLKILADAAKYDVSCSSSGSKRANTNKGLGDATGMGICHSYTEDGRCVSLLKILLTNHCIFDCAYCVTRKSNDVKRAAFKVQEVVDLTINFYRRNYIEGLFLSSGIFKSADYTMERLVAVAKKLRLEENFNGYIHLKSIPGASDELMREAGLYADRLSVNIEIPTKSGLKLLAPDKNFEDFIKPMEKVKNEIIQYKSEKKIIKSTPKYAPAGQSTQMIVGASGENDFQILKTAEHYYKSYNLKRVYYSGYVPISLDDRLPKIGTEVPMLRENRLYQSDWLTRFYGFQTNEIVNLNHQNLDLDIDPKLSWALRNLHEFPVDVNKADKRMLARIPGVGMKSVNKILMARRFRRLNWDHLKKIGIAFNRAQYFLVCDSNLFERRDLTAEKLKATILKNSNSKYDKLLSPQLNLFS, encoded by the coding sequence ATGTCTTTCGACAGAACTTTAGAAAAGCTTAAAATTCTTGCAGACGCTGCTAAATACGACGTTTCTTGTTCTTCCAGCGGAAGCAAAAGAGCAAACACAAACAAAGGTTTAGGAGACGCAACAGGAATGGGAATTTGCCATTCTTATACAGAAGATGGAAGATGCGTTTCTTTGCTAAAAATATTATTGACAAATCATTGTATTTTCGATTGTGCCTATTGTGTTACCAGAAAAAGTAACGATGTAAAACGTGCTGCTTTTAAAGTGCAAGAAGTAGTAGATTTAACGATTAATTTTTACAGAAGAAATTATATTGAAGGCTTATTTTTAAGTTCTGGTATTTTTAAAAGTGCAGATTATACAATGGAACGTCTAGTTGCTGTAGCAAAAAAATTAAGACTGGAAGAAAATTTCAATGGATACATTCATTTAAAATCCATTCCAGGTGCTTCAGATGAATTAATGAGAGAAGCAGGTTTGTATGCAGATCGTTTAAGTGTAAATATAGAAATTCCAACTAAATCTGGATTAAAATTATTGGCTCCAGACAAGAATTTTGAAGATTTTATTAAACCAATGGAAAAAGTAAAAAATGAAATCATTCAATATAAATCTGAAAAGAAAATTATTAAAAGTACACCAAAATATGCTCCAGCAGGACAAAGCACACAAATGATTGTTGGCGCAAGTGGAGAAAATGATTTTCAGATTTTAAAAACCGCGGAACATTATTATAAAAGCTACAACTTAAAAAGAGTTTATTATTCTGGTTATGTCCCTATTAGTTTAGATGACAGATTACCAAAAATTGGAACAGAAGTGCCAATGTTACGTGAAAACAGATTGTATCAATCTGATTGGTTAACGCGTTTTTATGGTTTTCAAACCAATGAAATTGTAAACTTAAATCATCAAAATTTAGATTTAGATATCGACCCAAAATTGAGTTGGGCATTAAGAAACTTGCACGAATTTCCTGTAGATGTAAATAAAGCCGATAAAAGAATGTTGGCAAGAATACCAGGAGTTGGTATGAAATCTGTCAACAAAATTTTAATGGCAAGAAGATTTAGAAGATTAAATTGGGATCATTTAAAGAAAATAGGCATCGCATTTAACAGAGCGCAATACTTTTTAGTTTGCGATAGTAATTTGTTTGAAAGAAGAGATTTAACCGCAGAAAAATTAAAAGCAACTATTTTGAAGAATTCAAATAGTAAATATGATAAATTATTAAGTCCTCAATTAAATTTGTTTTCTTAA